A genomic stretch from Vibrio coralliilyticus includes:
- a CDS encoding flagellin has protein sequence MAVNVNTNVAAMTAQRYLNSATSAQQSSMERLSSGFKINSAKDDAAGMQISNRLNVQSRGLDVAVRNANDGISMAQTAEGAMNETTNILQRMRDLSLQSANGSNSKSERVAIQEEITALNDELNRIAETTSFGGNKLLNGTFATKSFQIGADNGEAVMLTMNNMRSDNSMMGGNSYVAANAKDKDWGVQAGSNDLTISLTDVFGEQQNITINAKEGDDIEELATYINGQTDMVKASVGDDGNLQIFTDNNRVSGEATFGGALAGELSMGPAQAVTVDTIDVTSVAGAQEAVAIVDSALKFVDSHRAELGAFQNRFGHAISNLDNINENVNASKSRIKDTDFAKETTALTKAQILSQASSSVLAQAKQAPNSALGLLG, from the coding sequence ATGGCGGTTAATGTAAACACGAATGTTGCGGCAATGACTGCACAGCGCTACTTAAACAGCGCAACTAGTGCACAACAATCCTCAATGGAACGTTTATCTTCTGGTTTTAAGATCAATAGCGCGAAAGATGATGCTGCAGGTATGCAGATCTCTAACCGCTTGAATGTGCAAAGCCGAGGCTTAGATGTCGCTGTACGTAATGCAAATGATGGTATTTCGATGGCGCAGACAGCTGAAGGCGCGATGAATGAAACGACCAACATTCTGCAACGTATGCGTGATCTATCGCTACAATCGGCGAACGGCTCAAACTCTAAGTCTGAACGTGTGGCGATTCAAGAAGAGATTACGGCACTGAATGATGAGCTAAACCGTATTGCTGAGACGACTTCATTTGGTGGTAACAAACTACTTAATGGCACGTTCGCGACCAAATCATTCCAGATTGGTGCAGATAACGGCGAAGCCGTCATGTTAACGATGAACAATATGCGTAGTGACAACTCTATGATGGGTGGTAATAGCTATGTTGCAGCCAATGCGAAAGATAAAGATTGGGGAGTTCAAGCGGGTTCCAATGATCTGACTATTTCACTGACAGATGTATTTGGTGAGCAGCAAAATATCACTATCAACGCAAAAGAAGGTGATGATATTGAGGAGCTGGCAACTTACATTAATGGTCAGACTGACATGGTTAAAGCATCAGTTGGTGACGATGGCAACCTTCAAATCTTTACTGACAACAATCGAGTTTCTGGTGAAGCGACATTTGGTGGCGCCTTGGCTGGTGAGTTGAGCATGGGGCCTGCGCAAGCGGTAACCGTTGACACTATCGATGTGACTTCTGTTGCGGGCGCTCAGGAAGCGGTTGCGATTGTTGACTCTGCATTGAAGTTCGTTGATAGTCACCGTGCAGAATTAGGTGCATTCCAAAACCGATTCGGCCATGCAATCAGTAACTTAGATAACATTAATGAAAATGTGAATGCTTCTAAGAGCCGTATCAAAGATACTGATTTCGCTAAAGAAACTACTGCATTAACAAAAGCTCAGATTCTTTCCCAAGCATCGAGTTCTGTTCTTGCTCAAGCAAAGCAGGCGCCCAACTCAGCGTTGGGGCTTCTAGGCTAA